The Pyrus communis chromosome 8, drPyrComm1.1, whole genome shotgun sequence region AGGAAGAATCGTTCCCTTGAGGGACTTCAAGCTAATGTGCAGCGTCTGAAGACAAACAAGGCCAAATTAGTGGTCTTCCCAAGACGCGCTAAGCAGTTCAAGGTGATGCTAAGtgtttgatgaagattagtttCAAGAAAGTTGATTTTTCTGTGTGTGGTATCTTATCTgcatgtgtaaatttttttgttacagGCGGGCGATTCTCCTGCAGAGGAGATTGCCAATGCCACCCAACTGCATGGCCCCTACCTTCCAATTGCACGTGAGAAGCCGACGGTTGAGCTTGTGAAGGTTACTGACGAGTTGAAGTCATTCAAGGCATATGACAAACTCCGTGTGGAGAGGATGAACAAACGCCATGTTGGTGCCAGGCTTAAGAAGGCAGCTGAGGccgaaaaggaagaaaagaaatagaGAACTTTTACCCTTTTAACGAGCCATTTGAATCGTCTTCTGTTCTCGGAGGAATTTTGTTTTAGGTTATCTGTTTACCGAACTTCTTTCTTGGATACATTAATGTTAAGAGTTCCTAATGTCACTTAAGTTCGTGGAATTTAAAGAGTTTATGCTTTATATCTATCTTACTCGATTCATATTGTCATATTTGGCCTTGTGATAGCACTAGTTTCGGATTTTGATATCTTGAATGCATTAATAGAGATTTTTGTCCATGATCATTCATTTTCATCTCTCGTGAaaaatctttgttaaataaggagaaatgacaaaatattttcaatttttgtcaaattattttatctcattgtttattaaactgggtatatttttgttattttggtctttatttaatagagatttttttcggaatgatcaaaatgattaatgGTAGACAAACTCAAGGATCATTTCTATCGATTCAATCTTAGGGGTAAAAGTAAGGAATTATGCCAATCTCAAAGATTATTTTGGAGAAAAAAACCTATAATAATTGGTTGATAAACAAGTGTATTGATGGTTGATAGGTTTTGTGTTCTAAATATAGTTTGGTATAAACATTTAAGTacataaattcattataatatagtTCGGCATAAATATTTTG contains the following coding sequences:
- the LOC137741991 gene encoding large ribosomal subunit protein eL13z-like gives rise to the protein MVKHNNVIPSSHFRKHWQNYVKTWFNQPARKTRRRTARQKKAVKIFPRPTTGPLRPIVHGQTLKYNMKVRAGRGFTLEELKSAGIPKKLAPTIGIAVDHRRKNRSLEGLQANVQRLKTNKAKLVVFPRRAKQFKAGDSPAEEIANATQLHGPYLPIAREKPTVELVKVTDELKSFKAYDKLRVERMNKRHVGARLKKAAEAEKEEKK